Proteins from one Verrucomicrobiota bacterium genomic window:
- a CDS encoding AraC family transcriptional regulator produces MEPSDDALTRLYRTLRTLRCRPEEPLNYQARVLSGLETHTHARHYRWHCREREGDEKRPFLVWQYTLSGQGAFRSGSSSQEIPVSPGDAFATAVPSDDLYFLPPGSREWTFFWLIIDHEYVVRRIQACFRPAGQVWRLPPESPLVGCAVDLYDAVRAASLPDEFAEETALFRFLIEYERFAHALVYPAARRERLLADTRATVLQGMSQAAFSVPQIAEKYGMSRTRFSHYFRQITGLSPGRFIAQVRIGEVARLLVSSDLKLAVIAELTGFADATHLGKVFRKHFHLTPDRYRHMTRIR; encoded by the coding sequence ATGGAGCCCAGCGACGACGCCTTGACCCGCCTGTACCGGACCTTGCGAACGCTCCGGTGCCGTCCGGAGGAACCGCTCAACTATCAGGCACGCGTCCTGAGCGGGCTGGAGACCCACACGCATGCCCGGCATTACCGCTGGCACTGCCGCGAACGCGAAGGCGACGAGAAAAGACCCTTTCTGGTCTGGCAATACACCCTGTCAGGGCAGGGCGCCTTCCGTTCCGGCAGTTCGAGCCAGGAAATCCCAGTCAGCCCGGGTGATGCCTTTGCGACGGCCGTGCCCAGCGATGACCTCTATTTTCTGCCGCCCGGATCGCGCGAGTGGACGTTTTTCTGGCTCATCATCGACCATGAGTACGTCGTGCGGCGGATCCAGGCGTGCTTCCGGCCGGCCGGCCAAGTCTGGCGGTTGCCGCCCGAGTCCCCCCTGGTCGGCTGCGCCGTCGACCTGTACGACGCCGTGCGCGCCGCCTCGTTGCCGGATGAATTCGCCGAGGAAACTGCGCTCTTCCGGTTCCTCATCGAATACGAGCGGTTTGCGCACGCGCTGGTCTATCCCGCCGCTCGCCGGGAACGGTTGCTGGCCGATACCCGTGCAACGGTCCTGCAAGGAATGTCTCAGGCCGCGTTCAGCGTTCCTCAGATCGCGGAGAAGTACGGCATGAGCCGGACCCGTTTCTCCCATTACTTCCGCCAGATTACCGGGCTCAGCCCGGGAAGATTCATCGCCCAGGTCCGGATCGGTGAGGTCGCCCGCCTGTTGGTTTCATCCGACCTGAAGCTGGCCGTCATTGCCGAGTTGACCGGGTTTGCCGACGCCACCCATCTCGGCAAGGTCTTCCGCAAACACTTCCACCTTACCCCCGACCGTTACCGCCACATGACTCGGATTCGGTAA
- a CDS encoding extracellular solute-binding protein — MRIRFPHILMVAAALFSTAASGVSKELDLWFIPMASEGPAKVPLLNWAKENFPKELPSGVTVANNYGPPVYQDAQQKFIVQGRRGKPDVIEGVLEGMIAYQKAGLIEPLNDLFDKWPDKDQFVPSTIKALTIGGKVYGVPYNTNVRVLLYRKDLLQKYNLQPPKSWDEMIDDAGMISAKEQGVSGLGLTTKTGSVRTFQEFISFFFQVNNGENPFKQDEGTQKWSMNTTPEKLATVLKLYEAAFFKGNPSAANQNARGNDYQATDADYVAGKTAMVPMGPWIWQYRATGEVGRKVLEENTGVIALPLPPGGTQATYLEVKPIMLNAASKDKQDAWALIQTLGSKAFVALDDKLEGVNPPRKDVADLPEFKNDWWQQAFTAQLGTGVALAPINWGLVVNDITEALQKVIYKNKTAEDTGKELYNALEQRAKNNQL, encoded by the coding sequence ATGCGAATCAGATTTCCACACATTTTGATGGTTGCGGCCGCGTTGTTCTCGACGGCGGCCTCCGGCGTCAGCAAAGAACTCGACCTTTGGTTCATTCCGATGGCATCGGAAGGCCCGGCCAAGGTTCCCCTGCTGAACTGGGCCAAAGAGAATTTCCCGAAAGAGCTGCCTTCGGGCGTCACGGTGGCGAACAATTACGGGCCGCCGGTGTACCAGGATGCGCAGCAGAAGTTCATCGTCCAGGGACGGCGCGGCAAGCCGGACGTCATCGAAGGCGTGCTTGAGGGCATGATTGCGTATCAGAAAGCGGGCTTGATCGAGCCCCTCAATGACCTCTTTGATAAGTGGCCGGACAAGGACCAGTTCGTTCCGAGCACGATCAAGGCCCTCACCATCGGCGGCAAGGTTTACGGGGTCCCGTACAACACCAATGTCCGGGTCCTGCTTTACCGGAAGGACCTGTTGCAGAAATACAATCTGCAGCCGCCCAAGTCCTGGGACGAGATGATCGACGATGCCGGGATGATCTCCGCCAAGGAACAGGGCGTCAGCGGCCTGGGTCTGACCACCAAGACGGGCAGCGTGCGCACGTTCCAGGAGTTCATCTCTTTCTTTTTCCAGGTGAACAACGGGGAAAACCCGTTCAAGCAGGATGAGGGTACCCAGAAATGGTCGATGAACACCACGCCGGAAAAACTGGCGACGGTGCTCAAGCTGTACGAGGCCGCCTTCTTTAAGGGAAATCCGTCCGCGGCGAACCAGAACGCGCGCGGCAACGATTACCAGGCGACCGACGCTGATTATGTGGCCGGCAAGACCGCGATGGTGCCGATGGGCCCGTGGATCTGGCAATACCGCGCCACGGGCGAGGTGGGCCGCAAGGTTCTGGAAGAGAACACCGGCGTGATCGCGCTGCCGTTGCCTCCGGGCGGGACCCAGGCCACCTACCTTGAGGTGAAGCCGATCATGCTGAATGCGGCGAGCAAGGACAAACAGGACGCCTGGGCGCTGATCCAGACGCTGGGCTCGAAGGCATTCGTCGCGCTTGACGACAAACTGGAGGGCGTCAACCCGCCGCGCAAAGATGTCGCGGACCTGCCGGAATTCAAAAACGACTGGTGGCAGCAGGCCTTTACGGCCCAGTTGGGGACGGGCGTGGCTCTGGCGCCGATCAACTGGGGCCTGGTGGTCAACGACATCACCGAGGCGCTCCAGAAGGTGATCTACAAAAACAAAACGGCCGAGGACACCGGCAAAGAGCTCTACAATGCGCTCGAACAGCGAGCGAAAAACAACCAGCTGTAA
- a CDS encoding sugar ABC transporter permease — protein MLNAPSTPSAVPAAQGKPRRGATGWAARLGEDSFGYLLLAPALLVILGLNLYPTICGVLASFTDESLLNPNTWNWVNLANYQKLFGDPVFRLAFVHSLQLTIAAVVLQVVFGLIVAHLLIQNVPGIHFFRSIAMITWVLPIITAVVMFRFITLPSFGFINILLRSVGLGSLARNWFGDPGWAFAFVLIMHLWRNIPFYAISFMAAMQAIPVDIYEAARIDGASAWKQFWHVTLPNLRYIMLVMVVLHVTFTLNNFDFVYLSTGGGPVNATEVMATYIYKQSWQGYALGYSSAGGVVLLVVLVLLVFLCRRLIGGMDAR, from the coding sequence ATGCTTAACGCTCCCTCCACACCGTCCGCTGTACCGGCCGCCCAGGGCAAGCCCCGCCGGGGCGCCACCGGTTGGGCCGCGCGGCTGGGCGAGGACAGTTTCGGCTACCTGCTGCTCGCGCCCGCGTTGCTGGTCATTCTCGGCCTGAACCTTTACCCGACGATTTGCGGCGTTCTGGCGTCATTCACGGACGAGTCGCTGCTGAACCCCAACACCTGGAACTGGGTTAACCTGGCCAACTACCAGAAACTGTTCGGCGACCCGGTTTTTCGCCTCGCGTTCGTGCACTCGTTGCAATTGACGATCGCGGCGGTCGTGCTCCAGGTCGTGTTCGGCCTCATCGTGGCGCACCTGTTGATCCAGAACGTTCCCGGAATCCATTTTTTCCGAAGCATCGCGATGATCACCTGGGTGCTGCCGATCATCACCGCGGTGGTCATGTTCCGGTTCATCACGCTGCCCAGTTTCGGGTTCATCAACATCCTGCTGCGCTCAGTCGGCCTGGGGAGCCTGGCCCGCAACTGGTTCGGCGACCCGGGCTGGGCATTTGCGTTCGTGCTGATCATGCATCTTTGGCGCAACATCCCGTTTTACGCGATCTCCTTCATGGCGGCGATGCAGGCGATTCCGGTCGACATCTATGAAGCCGCGCGCATCGACGGTGCGTCCGCGTGGAAGCAGTTCTGGCACGTCACGCTGCCTAACCTGCGTTACATCATGCTCGTGATGGTCGTGCTGCACGTCACGTTCACCCTCAACAACTTCGATTTTGTCTACCTGTCGACCGGCGGCGGCCCGGTGAACGCGACCGAGGTCATGGCGACTTACATCTACAAGCAGTCTTGGCAGGGTTACGCCCTGGGCTACTCCAGTGCGGGCGGCGTCGTCCTGCTGGTCGTGCTCGTCCTGCTGGTGTTTCTCTGCCGCCGGCTGATCGGAGGAATGGACGCCAGATGA
- a CDS encoding carbohydrate ABC transporter permease, with amino-acid sequence MKSDLKPGRLLLIYGGLLITFLFLLLPIVWLVFASFRSNDSIQTGQLWPAPGDLTLANYAEVFQINGLVGFLVNSVVIAIATTLLVVFLGSLAAYGLSRFALRGKQLFMTAALLPQFFPYVLILIPFYVLMSNLGLVDTHVGLILTHTSITLPFGLWMLTGYFNAIPRELDQAAAIDGCSRLGVLFRIIYPIAVPGLVVAGFFAFVVSWGDYLFVSILSQSTSTQTLPIALQTFMSSLQVKWGMITAGTVVAIVPTIVFFSIVQRRLVAGLTAGAVK; translated from the coding sequence ATGAAAAGTGACCTGAAGCCGGGCCGTCTGCTCCTCATCTATGGAGGATTGCTCATCACCTTCCTGTTTTTGCTGTTGCCGATCGTCTGGCTGGTGTTCGCGAGTTTTCGCAGCAATGACTCGATTCAAACGGGCCAACTCTGGCCGGCGCCGGGGGATTTGACGCTGGCGAATTACGCCGAGGTCTTTCAAATCAACGGGCTCGTCGGGTTCCTGGTGAACTCGGTCGTGATCGCCATCGCCACCACGCTGCTGGTGGTTTTTCTGGGCAGCCTGGCCGCGTACGGGTTGAGCCGGTTTGCCCTGCGCGGCAAACAGCTTTTCATGACGGCGGCGCTGCTGCCCCAGTTCTTTCCGTACGTGCTGATCCTGATCCCGTTTTACGTGCTGATGTCGAACCTCGGCCTGGTCGACACCCACGTCGGGCTGATCCTCACCCACACCTCGATCACCCTGCCGTTCGGGCTGTGGATGCTGACCGGCTATTTTAACGCCATTCCCCGGGAACTGGACCAGGCGGCCGCGATTGACGGCTGTTCCCGGCTCGGGGTGTTGTTCAGGATCATCTACCCGATCGCCGTACCCGGCCTGGTCGTTGCCGGGTTTTTCGCCTTCGTGGTGTCGTGGGGCGACTACCTGTTTGTCTCCATCCTTTCGCAAAGCACGAGCACCCAGACGCTGCCGATCGCGCTCCAGACGTTCATGAGCAGCCTGCAGGTGAAATGGGGCATGATCACGGCCGGAACGGTCGTGGCCATCGTGCCGACGATCGTGTTTTTCTCCATCGTGCAGCGCCGGCTGGTAGCCGGGCTCACGGCCGGTGCGGTCAAGTGA